A single genomic interval of Daucus carota subsp. sativus chromosome 1, DH1 v3.0, whole genome shotgun sequence harbors:
- the LOC108226325 gene encoding uncharacterized protein LOC108226325, with translation MVSSETLQTNATTIEPNSSPRISFSSDFLDNNFISSINISPVEKEHENKREKTFEFLSTDSQTMLSADELFSEGKLLPYRPMHHEIKKITLKSDDGSKAKAKAEDSNKESRGSWFVDDDPSPRPPTCTVLWRELLRLKKHRPSTLSPSSSSSSSSSSSLVDSQGTNKEEKSGNKEKHVKKTKKGLERTRSATMRIRPMINVPICTQRSNSALPPLFSFKKGKLEKLK, from the coding sequence ATGGTTTCAAGTGAAACTCTCCAGACAAATGCTACAACCATTGAGCCAAATTCGAGTCCTCGTATATCATTCTCGTCTGATTTTCTTGATAACAATTTCATCTCTAGTATAAATATCTCTCCGGTTGAGAAAGAGCATGAGAACAAACGAGAGAAAACATTTGAGTTTCTCTCTACCGATAGCCAAACAATGCTATCGGCTGATGAGCTCTTTTCTGAAGGGAAGCTACTTCCTTATAGGCCAATGCATCATGAGATAAAAAAGATTACTCTCAAATCCGATGATGGCTCGAAAGCGaaagcaaaagctgaagattcaAACAAAGAGAGTAGAGGGAGTTGGTTTGTTGATGATGATCCCTCTCCAAGGCCACCAACATGCACAGTTTTATGGAGAGAATTACTACGGCTCAAAAAACACCGACCATCCACGTTGTCACCGTCATCttcatcatcgtcatcatctTCGAGCTCATTAGTGGATTCACAGGGCACTAATAAAGAGGAGAAATCAGGAAATAAAGAGAAGCATGTGAAAAAGACTAAGAAAGGACTGGAGAGGACTAGATCAGCAACTATGAGGATAAGGCCAATGATCAATGTACCAATTTGCACTCAGAGAAGTAACAGTGCCCTTCCTCCTCTATTTTCTTTCAAGAAAGGAAAACTAGAGAAGCTAAAGTGA
- the LOC108226158 gene encoding 2-hydroxyisoflavanone dehydratase-like, with the protein MENNTKEIERECLPVIKLYKDKTVERLYISSPIVPPSTEVVPGVSCKDITISTTVSARLYLPNLRDNNNQKLPIFIYYHGGYFCFESAFSTLFHTYISSLASEAKALVISVEYRLAPEHVLPAAYEDSWEALQWVASHSTREKTDDAWLENHGDFDRVYIGGDSCGANIVHNMLLRASVENLAGDVKILGALLSHPYFWGSKTIKSESSDDHEQRMPYKIWYFSYPNASGGIDNPMINPWIDGAPSLSLLACSKLLVCVSEKDELRDRGLKYVECVQQSKWKGEIEVIEIQGEDHCFFLFNPDTDKARSLVKRFADFIK; encoded by the coding sequence ATGGAGAACAACACGAAGGAAATAGAGAGGGAGTGCCTACCAGTGATCAAACTCTACAAAGACAAAACCGTGGAAAGACTCTACATCTCATCCCCGATTGTTCCACCATCCACTGAAGTCGTTCCAGGAGTTTCATGCAAAGACATTACCATTTCCACCACTGTCTCAGCTCGTCTTTACCTCCCAAACCTCCGTGACAATAACAATCAGAAGCTTCCAATTTTTATCTATTATCATGGAGGCTACTTCTGCTTCGAGTCTGCCTTCTCAACCCTCTTTCATACCTACATTTCCTCTCTAGCTTCCGAGGCCAAGGCTCTTGTCATTTCGGTTGAGTACAGATTAGCCCCCGAGCACGTTCTGCCCGCAGCTTATGAGGATTCTTGGGAAGCTCTCCAATGGGTTGCTTCTCATTCCACTAGAGAAAAAACAGACGATGCATGGCTTGAGAATCATGGAGACTTTGACAGGGTTTACATAGGTGGAGATAGCTGTGGTGCAAATATTGTACACAACATGTTGTTACGTGCCAGTGTTGAAAATCTAGCCGGTGATGTGAAAATATTAGGTGCACTTTTGTCACATCCTTATTTTTGGGGGTCGAAGACTATAAAATCCGAATCAAGTGACGATCATGAACAGAGGATGCCTTATAAGATATGGTATTTTTCGTACCCGAATGCATCAGGCGGGATTGATAATCCGATGATCAATCCGTGGATCGATGGAGCACCGAGTCTGTCATTGTTAGCCTGTTCGAAGCTGCTGGTGTGCGTCTCCGAGAAAGATGAGTTGAGAGACAGAGGTCTGAAGTATGTTGAGTGTGTGCAACAGAGCAAGTGGAAAGGTGAGATAGAAGTGATTGAAATCCAAGGAGAGGATCATtgcttttttcttttcaatccgGACACAGACAAGGCCAGGAGTTTAGTGAAGCGCTTTGCTGATTTTATCAAATGA
- the LOC108226149 gene encoding 2-hydroxyisoflavanone dehydratase-like, translating to MVSSNNKEVVSELSPILRVYKDGTVERFFNSPHAPPSPLGNTTGVLSKDIAITPDISARLYLPKLASSANEKLPILVYFHGGGFCIESPFSILCHRYINSIVSQSNVIAVSVDYRLAPEHPLPIAYQDSWAALQWVASHNTTTKTTKKDPWLIRHGDFNRVYLGGDSSGANIAHNMAMQAGIETLHGDMKIYGLVLCQPYFCGSKLFGNESLVEKRLLHETWMFVYPDAKGGIDNPMINPFAYGSPRLSQIQCHRLFVCVASKDELRERGVYYCNAVKESGWKGEVDLYEVEGEGHAFHFFDFDGEKAQDMVKRLAAFLC from the coding sequence ATGGTTTCTAGCAACAACAAAGAGGTCGTCTCGGAGCTCTCACCCATCCTCAGGGTCTACAAAGACGGCACGGTGGAACGGTTCTTCAATTCACCGCACGCTCCGCCATCACCCCTAGGCAACACTACTGGCGTTCTGTCGAAAGATATCGCCATAACACCCGATATCTCAGCTCGATTATACCTCCCTAAACTCGCATCTTCAGCCAACGAAAAACTCCCGATTTTAGTCTACTTTCACGGAGGAGGCTTTTGCATCGAATCGCCTTTTTCGATACTCTGTCACCGATACATAAATTCCATAGTTTCGCAATCAAATGTTATCGCGGTCTCGGTTGATTACAGGTTAGCTCCAGAGCATCCTTTGCCTATAGCTTATCAAGACAGCTGGGCTGCTCTGCAATGGGTCGCATCTCATAATACCACCACCAAGACCACCAAAAAGGATCCTTGGTTGATTCGTCACGGTGATTTTAATCGAGTTTATTTAGGCGGCGATAGCTCGGGTGCTAATATAGCTCATAACATGGCCATGCAGGCCGGTATCGAAACATTGCATGGTGACATGAAGATTTACGGTTTAGTTCTGTGTCAGCCTTATTTCTGCGGttcaaaattatttggaaaCGAGAGTTTGGTCGAAAAAAGATTATTACACGAGACATGGATGTTTGTGTATCCTGATGCGAAGGGAGGGATTGATAATCCCATGATTAATCCGTTTGCTTATGGTTCTCCGAGGTTGTCTCAGATTCAATGTCACAGGTTGTTTGTCTGTGTGGCGTCGAAGGATGAACTGAGGGAAAGAGGAGTTTACTATTGTAATGCAGTGAAAGAAAGTGGATGGAAAGGGGAAGTGGACTTGTATGAAGTGGAAGGTGAGGGCCATGCCTTTCATTTTTTTGACTTTGACGGCGAGAAAGCACAAGACATGGTCAAACGTTTGGCGGCTTTTCTTTGTTAG
- the LOC108226561 gene encoding small ribosomal subunit protein uS9, which yields MAATPPESVQCFGRKKTAVAVTHCKRGRGLIKINGVPIELVQPEILRYKAFEPILLLGRHRFAGVDMRIRVKGGGHTSQIYAIRQSIAKALVAYYQKFVDEESKKEIKDILVRYDRTLLVADPRRCEPKKFGGRGARARFQKSYR from the coding sequence ATGGCGGCAACACCACCGGAATCAGTTCAATGCTTCGGCAGGAAGAAGACCGCCGTCGCCGTAACTCACTGCAAGCGCGGCCGCGGCTTGATCAAAATCAACGGCGTTCCAATCGAGCTCGTTCAGCCGGAGATCCTCCGTTACAAGGCCTTCGAGCCAATCCTCCTCCTCGGTCGCCACCGCTTCGCCGGCGTCGACATGAGGATCCGCGTCAAAGGAGGCGGTCACACCTCGCAGATCTACGCTATTCGTCAGTCAATTGCGAAGGCTCTGGTTGCGTATTACCAGAAGTTCGTCGACGAAGAGTCGAAGAAGGAGATTAAGGATATTTTGGTGAGGTATGATAGGACTTTGCTTGTTGCTGATCCCAGAAGGTGCGAGCCGAAGAAGTTCGGAGGTCGTGGTGCTCGTGCAAGGTTCCAGAAGTCTTACCGTTGA